A window from Drosophila kikkawai strain 14028-0561.14 chromosome 2L, DkikHiC1v2, whole genome shotgun sequence encodes these proteins:
- the LOC138928511 gene encoding uncharacterized protein, producing the protein MKEVAPTRIPTDHYFIPHHCVLKPESSTTKLRVVFDVSCKTTSNKSFNDILYAGPTVQSELFAILLRFRTHKYVFTADIEKMYRQVWIHPDHQFHQLIVWQKNPSDELKYYRLKTVTYGTTSAPFLATKCLDYLAEKTVKNLPLGASVLKHDFYVDDCLTGANSIPEAVQIQQELNKILVPAGFKLRKWCSNNGEVLAQIPKEDIVNHVKLDETLQHYSVKTLGLIWVPHKDQLCGRSQKSEASTITKRVVSSEASQIFDPLGLFAPVVVKAKIFMQSLWQLKMGWDDELPQLLQTEWKNYRADLQALNNLQISRHIFDGKVPINQEIHTFVDASERAYGAAIYVEPHIRTICSATVLKVKSSADSKRDAASPGTMRRSIGSRANPQGEEGFTHTKR; encoded by the coding sequence atgaaagaagtAGCTCCCACAAGGATACCTACGGATCACTACTTTATCCCGCACCACTGTGTGCTAAAGCCCGAAAGCAGCACTACAAAACTACGGGTAGTGTTCGATGTTTCCTGCAAGACCACCAGCAATAAGTCGtttaatgatattttgtatgctggacccaccgtacagagcgaactgtttgcaattttGCTACGGTTCCGCACTCACAAGTACGTGTTCACAgccgatatagagaaaatgtatcgcCAGGTATGGATACATCCTGATCATCAATTTCATCAATTAATCGTCTGGCAAAAGAATCCATCAGACGAACTCAAGTATTATCGACTTAAAACCGTAACATACGGTacaacatcagctccattcctAGCTACAAAATGCTTGGATTACTTGGCTGAGAAAACCGTCAAGAATTTACCGCTTGGAGCATCCGTGCTCAAGCATGACTTTTATGTCGACGACTGTCTCACAGGAGCAAATAGCATCCCAGAAGCAGTTCAGATTCAacaagagctaaacaaaatactggTACCAGCCGGATTCAAGCTCCGAAAGTGGTGCTCCAACAATGGCGAAGTTCTCGcacaaattccaaaggaaGACATTGTCAACCACGTCAAATTAGACGAAACCCTTCAACACTACAGTGTGAAAACATTGGGTTTGATCTGGGTACCACATAAGGATCAGCTATGTGGGCgatcccaaaaaagtgaagcgtcAACCATCACCAAACGAGTGGTGAGCTCAGAGGCGTCACAAATTTTCGATCCACTAGGACTATTCGCTCCTGTGGTGGTAAAGGCTAAGATATTCATGCAAAGCCTGTGGCAGCTGAAGATGGGCTGGGACGACGAGCTTCCTCAACTTCTGCAAACTGAGTGGAAAAATTATCGTGCTGATCTACAAGCATTGAACAATCTACAAATTTCACGGCACATCTTTGACGGAAAGGTGCCCATTAACCAGGAAATTCACACGTTTGTCGATGCGTCAGAGCGGGCATATGGAGCAGCAATCTATGTCGAGCCACATATAAGAACAATCTGTTCGGCTACTGTGCTCAAAGTCAAGAGTAGCGCCGACAGCAAAAGAGACGCTGCCTCGCCTGGAACTATGCGCCGCAGTATTGGGAGCAGAGCTAACCCACAGGGTGAGGAAGGATTTACGCATACCAAACGATAA